A single window of Streptomyces sp. NBC_01116 DNA harbors:
- a CDS encoding RHS repeat-associated core domain-containing protein, whose product MAVTVLQGAETAIAGPAGQSAQPADKESRKYATEAGDLSSARVLARLSGKRVEALSERTDSSTTWVNKDGSLTTEIAAGPVRFRDDSDQWRDVNVDLEALPDGSVAPHAHPEGLRLSGKTGKRASSLKASQAAPATDLVTLGEGDGQITLQWRGGLPAPELDGTRATYVNAVPGADVIVEATRTGFEQFVELKNPPAAGFSYTLPLRTKGLKVKQQKDGSVLFTDKKSKKTAVMPAPVMWDASVDKASGEHTRRSPVAMKVVKSPGGVDLVVTPDAEFLADPKTQYPVTVDPSTSALGNLFDTYVQQGETTDLSTDTELDLGNPGTTNANGTPRTARSFITWNTAPIADSLVSSAKLSLWNFHSANTDCKAYPWEVWSTGAPATSSRWTAQPAWTAKKATSTETKGNPACGSVTDGWINADVTALAQEWASAKATRGHTGLRATSETVTAQWKRVNSANAAKNPPKLSVTYNHRPRTGTKQEAGPPFFSYAGNYVVNTLTPTLRDTFVDANGDKVNGTFQVYDNVTNTQVGSPIVSKYVASGQAASVTVPAGVLVNGKTYKFRTSPYDGAHYNTGWSAWKTFTVDTSAPSAPTQITSTDYPSGQWVKGAGQPGTFTVTPPAADHNWLEWSLDGVTWTKVVTGGSSAAKAISVTPPRNGTHTLQVRSADKADNKSEAREYIFHAGSGGFSQPSEGERTARRLPLVAEAEAGKYNQVSFSWRRSEADPWVKIPAGDVTSGGTALTAWPVPLVNGKNAPLVWNTTDTVNPDGSIQLKADFTGPNSAASASPALNLVVDRNADGAATTEVGPGSLNLLTGDYTLSETDASAFEMSVTRTASSRVPDKAAKQEGQAPIFGKHWVAGTVAELSESEYSHVRRVSDTAVDVVMLEGDALHFTANAAKTGWVSEPGLESLTLKGTVGTTFTLSDTEGSVTTFTKPDPAATTWQVSSTLVDGLTHSTTKIVSETVTVAGKKLARPKRVIAPTSAVTTAACETAPATKGCRVLEFEYATATTATGTGSDAQFGDFTGQVKQIKLWATAPGAAAATATAVAGYRYDSTGALRQSWDPRVGRQAQTQYAYWGDRVTWTESDGQLPYSFDYGNAGSGSVPNDGMLLNVSRAGLKQGTLDQTEGTAVSTVVYGVPLTGAKAPVAMGAGNVAAWGQFDAPTDATAVFPADVVPTSNSGEDLAPGNYARAAVNYLNVSGRQVNSLSPGANITTTEYDRFGNTVRELTAGNRELALGATDAHKETLTDLGIIAQSSSERAQVLSTTSLYNETGTRELEEFGPLHRVDLAEDLKDGTTTVVPAGTSVPARSWTVKEYDEGRPTNGTATVKDQVTLEITGARVRDHYSLMGEKRVTQTQYDWVKGLPVLSLQDAGGLNLGTSTGYDAQGRVISQGLPGSTGSDAATRITEYWAADGTGWCKGRPEWADQPCWTGPAGAITGGGSQPANLPDTTTEYGYFGQVTQATDTANGTTRTTTTTHDSAARPLKTTVTGGLGQAVPETTNEYDTVTGQITKITSPTAGTITKTYDKLGRQATYTDADGGKTTTEYDLLDRPVKLSDTVPSTTTYTYNHNLEPRGLTTKISDSVAGDFVPSYDADGSLATEKLPGGYTMTATEDPTGAAVSRAYTRDSDGTSLYTDTVTESAHGQVTSHQGWSAQNYKYDKAGRLTNVHDTAGETCTRRTYTFDKRTNRTGLTTATGEPTEACPTTGGTTTTHTYDSADRLVDTGYTYDNLGRTTALPGSTVGYYANDLAHQVTTSTERQTWQLDAALRFRSWTTETATGTTWTQTGAKTNHYDSDSDSPRWITEDTTGTLTRNIESTSGDLAATTTKTGDTVLHLTTIHGDIALQLPLDINNPPVALDSDEYGNPRTGQTPTRYNWLGAKQRSTETPNNLTLMGVRLYNPTTGRFLSIDPVYGGNANAYEYVTADPLNKYDLDGRRWGWISRGWNAAKRYGSRAWNSKPRKWGWKNRWRAVDYGRKYASRGAFVGFGAGLGYCAYKRAWNSCGSYALQGAAAGGFWGSGYGFARGGWRGIKRTYRWYKSRR is encoded by the coding sequence ATGGCGGTTACGGTGCTGCAGGGGGCGGAGACGGCGATTGCCGGTCCTGCCGGGCAGAGTGCCCAGCCTGCGGACAAGGAATCGCGGAAGTACGCGACGGAGGCAGGGGATCTTTCGTCGGCCCGTGTCCTTGCCCGCTTGTCGGGCAAACGGGTGGAAGCTCTGTCGGAGAGGACCGATTCCTCCACGACGTGGGTGAATAAGGACGGTTCCCTCACGACGGAGATCGCGGCTGGCCCTGTCCGGTTCAGGGATGATTCCGATCAGTGGCGCGATGTGAATGTGGATCTGGAGGCATTGCCCGACGGGTCGGTCGCCCCGCATGCTCATCCGGAAGGGCTGCGGCTGTCAGGGAAGACTGGGAAGAGAGCTTCGTCGCTGAAGGCTTCTCAGGCGGCGCCCGCTACTGACCTGGTGACCCTGGGCGAGGGTGACGGGCAGATCACGCTGCAGTGGCGAGGCGGTCTGCCGGCGCCCGAGCTTGACGGGACGCGTGCCACGTATGTCAACGCGGTGCCCGGTGCCGACGTGATTGTCGAGGCAACCCGTACCGGGTTCGAGCAGTTTGTCGAGCTGAAGAACCCGCCTGCCGCGGGTTTCTCCTACACGCTTCCGCTGAGGACCAAGGGTCTGAAGGTCAAGCAGCAGAAGGACGGCAGCGTCCTCTTCACGGACAAGAAGTCGAAGAAGACGGCCGTGATGCCGGCGCCGGTGATGTGGGACGCGAGCGTCGACAAGGCCTCCGGCGAGCACACCCGGCGTTCTCCCGTCGCGATGAAGGTCGTGAAGTCGCCGGGCGGTGTGGACCTGGTGGTCACGCCAGACGCCGAGTTCCTGGCGGACCCGAAGACGCAGTACCCGGTCACGGTCGATCCTTCGACCTCGGCGCTGGGGAACCTGTTCGACACCTATGTGCAGCAGGGTGAGACGACCGATCTGTCCACCGATACCGAGCTCGACCTCGGCAACCCGGGCACGACGAACGCGAACGGGACACCCCGGACGGCCCGTTCCTTCATCACCTGGAACACGGCGCCGATCGCGGACTCGCTGGTCTCCAGCGCGAAGCTGAGCCTGTGGAACTTCCACTCTGCGAACACCGACTGCAAGGCGTATCCGTGGGAGGTGTGGTCCACCGGGGCTCCGGCCACCTCGTCGCGCTGGACCGCGCAGCCGGCCTGGACGGCGAAGAAGGCCACCTCCACTGAGACAAAGGGCAACCCTGCCTGCGGCTCGGTCACGGACGGCTGGATCAACGCCGATGTGACGGCGCTGGCGCAGGAGTGGGCCAGTGCCAAGGCGACCCGCGGGCACACGGGTCTGCGGGCCACCAGCGAGACGGTGACGGCCCAGTGGAAGCGGGTGAACTCCGCCAACGCGGCGAAGAACCCGCCGAAGCTGTCGGTGACCTACAACCACCGGCCGCGCACGGGTACCAAGCAGGAGGCCGGTCCTCCGTTCTTCTCCTACGCCGGCAACTACGTCGTGAACACCCTCACACCGACGCTGCGGGACACGTTCGTCGACGCGAACGGTGACAAGGTCAACGGGACCTTCCAGGTCTACGACAACGTCACCAACACGCAGGTCGGCAGTCCGATCGTCTCGAAGTACGTGGCATCGGGCCAGGCCGCGTCCGTGACGGTCCCCGCCGGCGTGCTGGTCAACGGGAAGACCTACAAGTTCCGCACCAGCCCCTACGACGGGGCGCACTACAACACCGGCTGGTCGGCGTGGAAGACGTTCACGGTCGATACCTCCGCACCGTCGGCGCCGACGCAGATCACCTCCACCGACTACCCCTCCGGGCAGTGGGTCAAGGGCGCGGGCCAGCCGGGCACGTTCACGGTGACGCCGCCGGCCGCTGATCACAACTGGCTGGAGTGGTCGCTGGACGGGGTGACCTGGACGAAGGTCGTCACCGGCGGCTCGTCCGCGGCGAAGGCGATCAGCGTGACCCCGCCCCGTAACGGCACCCACACCCTGCAGGTGCGGTCGGCCGACAAGGCGGACAACAAGTCCGAGGCCCGCGAGTACATCTTCCACGCCGGTTCGGGCGGGTTCTCCCAGCCCTCGGAGGGAGAACGCACCGCGCGGCGTCTGCCGCTGGTGGCCGAGGCCGAAGCGGGCAAATACAACCAGGTGTCCTTCTCCTGGCGCCGCTCGGAGGCCGACCCGTGGGTGAAGATCCCCGCAGGTGACGTCACCTCCGGAGGCACCGCGCTGACGGCCTGGCCGGTTCCGCTGGTCAACGGGAAGAACGCTCCGCTGGTGTGGAACACCACCGACACCGTCAACCCTGACGGCAGCATCCAGCTGAAGGCCGACTTCACCGGCCCCAACTCGGCGGCCAGCGCGTCTCCCGCCCTGAACCTGGTGGTGGACCGCAACGCCGACGGTGCGGCCACGACCGAGGTCGGACCCGGCTCTCTGAACCTGCTGACCGGTGACTACACCCTCTCCGAGACGGACGCCTCCGCCTTCGAGATGTCGGTCACGCGTACGGCGTCCTCGCGGGTGCCGGACAAGGCGGCCAAGCAGGAGGGCCAGGCCCCGATCTTCGGCAAGCACTGGGTGGCTGGCACGGTCGCCGAGCTCAGCGAGTCCGAGTACTCCCACGTCCGCAGGGTCTCCGACACCGCGGTCGACGTGGTGATGCTCGAGGGCGACGCGCTCCACTTCACCGCCAACGCCGCCAAGACCGGCTGGGTATCGGAGCCGGGGCTGGAAAGCCTGACGCTCAAGGGCACGGTAGGCACCACGTTCACCCTGTCGGACACCGAAGGCTCGGTGACCACGTTCACCAAGCCCGATCCGGCCGCGACGACGTGGCAGGTTTCCAGCACGCTGGTGGACGGGCTGACGCATTCCACCACGAAGATCGTCTCTGAGACGGTGACCGTGGCGGGCAAGAAGCTCGCGCGGCCCAAGCGGGTCATCGCCCCGACCTCCGCGGTCACGACTGCGGCCTGCGAGACCGCTCCGGCGACCAAGGGCTGCCGGGTGCTGGAGTTCGAGTACGCCACCGCCACCACGGCGACGGGCACCGGCTCGGACGCCCAGTTCGGTGACTTCACCGGACAGGTCAAGCAGATCAAGCTGTGGGCGACCGCGCCCGGCGCCGCCGCCGCGACGGCGACCGCGGTGGCGGGCTACCGCTACGACTCCACCGGCGCCCTGCGCCAGTCCTGGGACCCGCGGGTAGGCCGGCAGGCCCAGACCCAGTACGCCTACTGGGGCGACCGGGTGACATGGACCGAATCGGACGGGCAGCTGCCCTACTCCTTCGACTACGGCAACGCCGGCAGCGGTTCGGTCCCCAACGACGGCATGCTGCTGAACGTCTCACGTGCCGGACTCAAGCAGGGCACGCTCGACCAGACTGAAGGCACCGCTGTCAGCACCGTCGTCTACGGCGTGCCGCTGACCGGGGCCAAGGCTCCGGTGGCGATGGGCGCCGGCAACGTGGCCGCGTGGGGGCAGTTCGACGCCCCGACCGACGCCACCGCCGTCTTTCCCGCCGACGTCGTTCCCACCTCGAACTCCGGTGAGGACCTGGCGCCCGGCAACTACGCGCGGGCCGCAGTGAACTACCTGAACGTCTCCGGCCGTCAGGTCAACAGCCTCAGCCCGGGTGCGAACATCACCACGACCGAGTACGACCGGTTCGGCAACACCGTCCGTGAGCTGACGGCCGGGAACCGGGAACTCGCGCTCGGCGCCACCGACGCGCACAAGGAGACCCTCACCGACCTGGGCATCATCGCCCAGTCCTCGTCCGAGCGTGCTCAGGTGCTGTCGACCACCTCGCTCTACAACGAGACAGGTACCCGCGAGCTGGAGGAGTTCGGGCCGCTGCACCGTGTGGACCTGGCCGAGGACCTCAAGGACGGCACCACCACGGTCGTTCCGGCCGGCACCTCGGTTCCGGCCCGTTCCTGGACGGTCAAGGAATACGACGAGGGCCGCCCCACCAACGGAACTGCGACGGTCAAGGACCAGGTCACCCTGGAAATCACCGGCGCCCGGGTGCGGGACCACTACTCCCTCATGGGTGAGAAGCGCGTCACCCAGACGCAGTACGACTGGGTGAAGGGCCTGCCCGTGCTGTCCCTCCAGGACGCCGGAGGCCTGAACCTGGGAACCTCCACCGGCTACGACGCCCAGGGCCGTGTCATCTCCCAGGGGCTGCCCGGCAGCACCGGAAGCGACGCCGCCACCCGGATCACCGAGTACTGGGCAGCGGACGGCACCGGATGGTGCAAGGGCCGCCCCGAGTGGGCCGACCAGCCCTGCTGGACCGGTCCCGCAGGCGCCATCACCGGCGGCGGCAGCCAGCCCGCCAATCTCCCCGACACGACGACCGAGTACGGGTACTTCGGCCAGGTCACCCAGGCCACCGACACCGCCAACGGCACCACCCGCACGACCACCACAACCCACGACTCGGCCGCCCGCCCGCTGAAGACCACCGTCACCGGCGGCCTGGGCCAGGCCGTCCCCGAGACGACCAACGAGTACGACACGGTCACCGGCCAGATCACCAAGATCACCTCCCCGACCGCGGGCACCATCACCAAGACCTACGACAAGCTCGGCCGCCAGGCGACCTACACCGACGCCGACGGGGGGAAGACCACGACCGAGTACGACCTGCTCGACCGGCCCGTCAAGCTGTCCGACACGGTCCCCTCGACCACCACCTACACCTACAACCACAACCTCGAGCCCCGCGGCCTGACCACCAAGATCAGCGACTCCGTCGCCGGTGACTTCGTCCCGTCCTACGACGCCGACGGATCCCTGGCCACAGAGAAACTGCCCGGCGGATACACCATGACCGCCACCGAGGACCCGACCGGAGCCGCTGTCTCACGGGCCTACACCCGCGACAGTGACGGCACGAGCCTCTACACCGACACCGTCACCGAGTCCGCCCACGGCCAGGTCACCAGCCACCAGGGCTGGTCCGCCCAGAACTACAAGTACGACAAGGCCGGCCGCCTCACCAACGTCCACGACACCGCCGGCGAGACCTGCACCCGCCGCACCTACACCTTCGACAAACGCACCAACCGCACCGGCCTGACCACCGCCACCGGCGAGCCCACCGAGGCCTGCCCCACCACCGGCGGCACCACCACCACCCACACCTACGACAGCGCCGACCGGCTCGTCGACACCGGCTACACCTACGACAACCTCGGCCGTACCACCGCACTGCCCGGCAGCACCGTCGGCTACTACGCCAACGACCTCGCCCACCAGGTCACCACCAGCACCGAACGCCAGACCTGGCAGCTCGACGCCGCACTGCGCTTCCGCTCCTGGACGACCGAAACCGCCACCGGCACCACCTGGACCCAGACCGGAGCCAAGACCAACCACTACGACAGCGACAGCGACAGCCCCCGCTGGATCACCGAGGACACCACCGGCACCCTCACCCGCAACATCGAATCCACCTCCGGAGACCTCGCCGCCACCACCACCAAAACCGGCGACACCGTCCTCCACCTCACAACCATCCACGGCGACATCGCCCTGCAACTCCCGCTGGACATCAACAACCCCCCCGTCGCACTCGACAGCGACGAATACGGAAACCCCCGCACCGGCCAAACCCCCACCCGCTACAACTGGCTCGGCGCCAAACAACGCTCCACCGAAACACCCAACAACCTCACACTCATGGGCGTCCGCCTCTACAACCCCACCACCGGACGCTTCCTCAGCATCGACCCCGTATACGGAGGCAACGCCAACGCCTACGAATACGTCACCGCCGACCCCCTCAACAAATACGACCTCGACGGACGACGTTGGGGATGGATCAGTCGCGGCTGGAACGCTGCCAAGCGGTACGGTTCCCGGGCCTGGAACAGCAAGCCAAGAAAGTGGGGATGGAAGAACAGGTGGCGTGCGGTCGACTACGGCCGTAAGTACGCCAGCCGAGGAGCCTTCGTCGGATTCGGCGCCGGCCTGGGCTACTGCGCCTACAAGAGGGCCTGGAACAGCTGCGGAAGCTACGCTCTTCAAGGTGCAGCAGCTGGTGGATTCTGGGGGTCAGGGTACGGATTCGCGCGAGGAGGATGGCGCGGCATCAAGCGTACCTACAGGTGGTACAAAAGCAGAAGATAG
- a CDS encoding sigma-70 family RNA polymerase sigma factor: MTDDVCEEDGRTPVAEAPLPLPLEFEAYYLTNQEAFHEFALFVLGTNDLAEKAVHRAFRELLRHWDDLLTEPDLPEQAWNIMRRVVIDELLGTLRENMTAMDSGIGLYPALCKLPSRQFDVVVLKFIGKYDTKHIAWYMGLTPSTVRHHCRKALERLAPIHRRATRPMKRRDTL; the protein is encoded by the coding sequence ATGACCGACGACGTATGCGAGGAGGACGGCCGCACTCCCGTGGCCGAAGCCCCGCTCCCGCTCCCGCTGGAGTTCGAGGCCTACTACCTCACCAACCAGGAGGCGTTCCACGAGTTCGCCCTGTTCGTCCTCGGGACGAACGACCTCGCGGAGAAGGCCGTGCACCGCGCCTTCCGGGAACTCCTGCGGCACTGGGACGACCTGCTCACCGAGCCCGACCTCCCCGAGCAGGCCTGGAACATCATGCGCAGGGTCGTCATCGACGAACTCCTCGGCACGCTGCGCGAGAACATGACGGCCATGGACAGCGGCATCGGCCTGTACCCGGCGCTCTGCAAGCTGCCCTCGCGTCAGTTCGACGTGGTGGTGCTCAAGTTCATCGGCAAGTACGACACCAAGCACATCGCCTGGTACATGGGGCTCACCCCCAGCACGGTCCGCCACCACTGCCGCAAGGCCCTGGAGCGCCTGGCCCCCATCCACCGCCGCGCCACGCGGCCGATGAAGCGAAGGGACACCCTGTGA
- a CDS encoding DUF6461 domain-containing protein gives MDVANGLRWISTAYDLGYTFTLCEGIGPQDLLVRMGAEPHHLHELADDVVADLQMRPEDGHLSDLDFLDCEDESLVARLTEAGFLSHPGVLVRAGAVPGWAYAIENITSRAPAHLAALSQGTRAYTVFRSVNGEHEVGYAVDGRVLAYYQPHVRHPGSADGEPGVPGFEYSGEEPPDVAFLRFLEREHGIHVSWEDFRAPLSTAAFA, from the coding sequence GTGGACGTGGCGAACGGGTTGCGGTGGATATCGACCGCATACGACTTGGGTTACACCTTCACGCTGTGCGAAGGGATCGGGCCGCAGGATCTGCTGGTGCGGATGGGCGCGGAGCCGCATCACCTCCACGAGCTGGCCGATGATGTGGTGGCCGATCTCCAGATGCGGCCGGAGGACGGACATCTGAGTGACCTGGACTTTCTCGACTGCGAGGACGAGAGCCTGGTGGCCCGTCTGACGGAGGCTGGGTTTCTCTCGCATCCGGGGGTACTCGTTCGCGCGGGCGCGGTTCCTGGCTGGGCCTACGCGATCGAGAACATCACCAGCCGTGCCCCTGCCCACCTGGCGGCACTGTCGCAAGGCACTCGCGCGTACACCGTCTTCCGCAGCGTGAACGGCGAACACGAGGTCGGCTACGCCGTCGACGGCCGGGTACTGGCCTACTACCAGCCCCACGTGCGCCATCCGGGAAGTGCCGACGGCGAGCCAGGGGTGCCGGGGTTCGAGTATTCCGGCGAGGAACCACCCGACGTCGCCTTCCTCCGCTTCCTCGAACGCGAGCACGGAATCCATGTCTCGTGGGAGGACTTCCGGGCCCCGCTTTCCACCGCCGCCTTCGCGTAG
- a CDS encoding helix-hairpin-helix domain-containing protein, whose translation MTANPASPRRTRAILRIHFHPAERSEELYGQLLTVVDGISSRVEPLPADWSAYVDLTGALTYWGQDVEGLVSVLRLRLLALHGVQSSAGAGPTRSVAAMAADVTPPGCTTVVRDDPYEIAAFLRTKPTAALPGIGPKTARTLARYGITTIGDIADTQLPTLQRILGTAAARQAHDLAHGIDERPVVPGAAPKTMSAGHRFDRDELDPDQHHRTVLRLVQELGARLRTSGEITPALTLTVTYADRTQTTRSRTLTEATAHTPALATTARELLTCLGLQRARVRTLALRAERLRPAEHTVHQLTFDDRDHKLRRLETALDRAAARYGPGITGAASTFPRAG comes from the coding sequence ATGACCGCGAACCCCGCCTCCCCGCGACGGACCCGCGCGATCCTGCGGATCCACTTCCACCCCGCCGAGCGGAGCGAAGAACTGTACGGACAGCTGCTCACCGTCGTCGACGGCATCAGCTCCCGCGTCGAACCCCTGCCCGCCGACTGGTCCGCCTACGTCGACCTCACCGGCGCCCTCACCTACTGGGGCCAGGACGTCGAGGGGCTCGTCTCCGTGCTCCGCCTGCGCCTGCTCGCGCTCCACGGCGTCCAGAGCTCAGCCGGCGCCGGCCCCACCCGTTCCGTCGCGGCCATGGCCGCGGACGTCACCCCGCCCGGCTGCACCACGGTGGTCCGCGACGACCCGTACGAGATCGCCGCGTTCCTCCGCACCAAGCCGACCGCCGCCCTGCCGGGCATCGGCCCCAAGACCGCCCGGACGCTGGCCCGCTACGGCATCACCACCATCGGCGACATCGCCGACACCCAACTCCCCACACTCCAGCGCATCCTCGGGACCGCGGCCGCACGCCAGGCCCACGACCTCGCCCATGGCATCGACGAGCGCCCCGTCGTCCCGGGCGCCGCACCCAAGACCATGAGCGCCGGCCACCGCTTCGACCGCGACGAACTCGACCCCGACCAGCACCACCGAACCGTCCTCCGCCTCGTCCAGGAGCTCGGCGCCCGGCTGCGCACCAGCGGCGAGATCACCCCGGCGCTCACGCTCACCGTCACCTACGCCGACCGCACCCAGACCACCCGCAGCCGCACCCTCACCGAGGCGACCGCCCACACCCCCGCCCTGGCCACCACCGCCCGCGAACTCCTCACGTGCCTCGGCCTCCAACGCGCCCGCGTCCGCACACTCGCCCTACGAGCAGAACGCCTCCGCCCCGCCGAGCACACAGTCCACCAGCTCACCTTCGACGACCGGGATCACAAGCTCCGCCGCCTTGAGACGGCCCTCGACAGGGCCGCAGCCCGCTACGGCCCCGGCATCACCGGAGCCGCATCGACCTTCCCCCGGGCCGGGTGA